In a genomic window of Nostoc sp. UHCC 0870:
- the dnaK gene encoding molecular chaperone DnaK has translation MGKVIGIDLGTTNSCVAVLEGGQPIVITNSEGGRTTPSIVGFGKSGDRLVGQLAKRQAVTNAENTVFSIKRFIGRRWDDTGKERDRVPYNSIKGRDDTVDVQIRGRNYTPQEISAMILQKLKQDAENFLGEAVTQAVITVPAYFTDAQRQATKDAGTIAGLEVLRIINEPTAAALAFGLEKQDQEQLILVFDLGGGTFDVSILQLGDGVFEVKATSGNNQLGGDDFDSCVVNWMIERFQKQEEIDLAQDKMALQRLREAAEKAKVELSSMANTSINLPFITADEAGPKHLEMELSRSKFEELVGHLIEATIEPMIQALKDADLKAEDIDRIILVGGSTRIPAVQNALIKFFNGKTPDRSVNPDEAVGLGAAIQAGVLGGEVDNLLLLDVTPLSLGIETLGEVFTKIIERNTTIPTSKSQIFSTAVDGQTSVEIHVLQGERAMARDNKSLGKFLLAGIPPAPRGVPQIEVSFEIDVNGILKVAAQDKGTGREQSIRITNTGGLNSNEVERMRQEAEVFAEEDRRRKELVDLKNQADNLLSSYESTLKENGQLIGEQMKVLANEKVALLQSVMTNPAISLQEFQQCLEDFQQTLFAIGANVYERASGQNDGEVEAISDASLSLDLEHPMNGTLIPQFNFDFDDESTAQADYEAID, from the coding sequence ATGGGAAAAGTTATTGGGATCGACTTAGGCACTACAAATAGTTGTGTTGCAGTTTTGGAGGGTGGTCAACCAATTGTGATCACTAATTCCGAAGGGGGAAGAACTACACCGAGTATTGTAGGATTTGGTAAAAGTGGCGATCGCTTGGTCGGTCAATTAGCAAAACGCCAAGCCGTAACTAATGCTGAAAACACGGTTTTTAGTATAAAAAGATTTATCGGTCGGCGTTGGGATGATACAGGAAAAGAGCGCGATCGTGTACCTTATAATTCTATTAAAGGTCGAGACGATACTGTTGATGTGCAGATTCGCGGGCGAAATTACACACCCCAAGAAATATCTGCCATGATCCTGCAAAAGCTCAAGCAGGATGCAGAAAATTTCTTGGGTGAAGCTGTAACGCAAGCAGTAATTACCGTACCAGCATATTTCACCGATGCCCAACGACAAGCCACTAAAGACGCTGGCACAATTGCCGGACTGGAAGTGCTACGAATTATCAATGAACCTACGGCTGCGGCTTTAGCTTTTGGCTTAGAAAAGCAAGACCAAGAACAGCTAATTTTGGTCTTTGACTTGGGAGGCGGAACGTTCGATGTATCTATATTGCAACTGGGAGATGGGGTTTTTGAAGTCAAAGCCACCAGTGGTAATAATCAGCTAGGAGGTGATGACTTTGATAGCTGTGTTGTCAATTGGATGATTGAACGCTTCCAAAAACAAGAGGAAATTGACCTTGCTCAAGATAAAATGGCACTGCAACGCCTGCGAGAAGCCGCAGAAAAAGCCAAGGTTGAACTCTCTAGCATGGCCAATACCTCCATTAACCTGCCTTTTATTACGGCTGATGAAGCTGGGCCAAAGCATCTAGAGATGGAACTCAGTCGCTCTAAATTTGAAGAATTGGTGGGACATTTAATTGAAGCCACCATCGAGCCAATGATTCAAGCCCTCAAGGATGCAGACCTGAAAGCAGAAGATATCGACAGAATTATTTTAGTAGGTGGTTCTACGCGGATTCCTGCCGTACAAAACGCGCTGATCAAGTTTTTTAACGGCAAAACTCCTGACCGTTCGGTGAATCCTGATGAAGCTGTAGGTTTGGGTGCAGCAATTCAAGCTGGTGTTCTAGGTGGCGAAGTTGATAATCTTTTGCTCTTAGATGTCACACCACTATCATTGGGAATTGAAACTTTGGGAGAAGTATTCACCAAAATCATCGAACGTAACACGACAATTCCCACCAGTAAGTCACAGATATTTTCTACCGCCGTTGATGGACAAACTTCTGTAGAAATTCATGTCCTCCAAGGTGAACGGGCAATGGCACGAGATAATAAAAGTCTCGGCAAATTTCTGTTAGCAGGAATTCCTCCCGCCCCCCGTGGTGTACCCCAAATTGAGGTATCGTTTGAAATCGATGTTAACGGTATCCTCAAAGTTGCTGCCCAAGATAAAGGCACAGGTAGAGAACAGAGTATTCGTATTACTAACACAGGTGGATTAAATAGCAATGAAGTAGAACGGATGCGCCAAGAAGCGGAAGTTTTCGCTGAAGAAGATAGAAGACGCAAAGAACTAGTTGACCTCAAAAACCAAGCAGATAATCTGTTATCTAGTTATGAATCTACCCTGAAAGAGAATGGCCAATTGATTGGTGAGCAGATGAAAGTCTTAGCCAACGAAAAAGTTGCCCTCCTCCAGAGTGTCATGACTAATCCCGCTATTTCCCTACAAGAATTTCAACAGTGTCTAGAAGACTTCCAACAAACTCTGTTTGCGATTGGTGCAAATGTCTACGAGCGAGCTAGTGGTCAAAATGATGGTGAAGTAGAAGCAATTTCCGATGCTTCATTATCCTTAGACTTAGAACATCCAATGAATGGAACTCTAATTCCCCAATTTAATTTTGATTTTGATGACGAAAGCACAGCACAAGCTGATTATGAAGCAATAGATTAG
- a CDS encoding type IV pilus twitching motility protein PilT: protein MEMMIEDLMEQLIEMGGSDMHLSAGLPPYFRISGKLTPIGEHILTSEQCQRLIFSMLNNTQRKTLEQTWELDCSYGVKGLARFRVNVYKERGAYAACLRALSSKIPNFEKLGLPDVVREMCDKPRGLILVTGPTGSGKTTTLAAMIDLINRTKAEHILTVEDPIEFVYEPIKSLVHQRQLGEDTKSFANALKAALREDPDIVLVGEMRDLETISLAISAAETGHLVFGTLHTSSASQTVDRIIDVFPHEKQTQVRVQLSNSLVAVFSQTLVPKKNPKPGEYGRVMAQEIMIITPAISNLIREGKTSQIYSAIQTGGKLGMQTLEKVLADYYKSGMISFEAAMSKTSKPDEIQRLIGASAPPPGAAKAGAKAH, encoded by the coding sequence ATGGAAATGATGATTGAAGACTTGATGGAGCAGTTGATTGAAATGGGTGGCTCGGATATGCACTTATCCGCAGGTTTGCCTCCCTATTTTCGCATCAGTGGCAAGCTCACACCCATTGGTGAGCATATATTGACCTCAGAACAGTGTCAAAGACTGATTTTTAGTATGCTCAACAATACCCAGCGTAAAACCCTAGAACAAACCTGGGAGTTAGATTGTTCCTATGGAGTGAAAGGTTTAGCACGTTTTCGGGTGAATGTTTATAAAGAGCGTGGTGCTTATGCTGCTTGTTTAAGAGCGCTCAGTTCCAAAATTCCTAATTTTGAAAAATTAGGTCTGCCAGATGTTGTTAGAGAAATGTGTGATAAACCCAGAGGATTGATTCTGGTGACAGGCCCTACAGGTTCTGGTAAAACAACGACCCTAGCGGCAATGATCGACTTGATTAATCGCACCAAAGCAGAGCATATTCTCACAGTAGAAGACCCTATTGAATTTGTCTATGAACCAATTAAAAGTCTAGTTCACCAACGACAATTGGGTGAAGATACGAAGAGTTTTGCTAATGCCTTGAAAGCAGCATTACGGGAAGACCCAGATATTGTTCTGGTGGGGGAAATGCGGGATTTAGAAACTATTTCCTTGGCAATTTCCGCAGCAGAAACAGGTCACTTAGTATTTGGTACGCTACACACTAGTTCAGCTTCTCAGACTGTTGACCGGATTATTGACGTTTTCCCTCACGAAAAACAAACTCAAGTGAGGGTGCAATTATCTAACTCTTTAGTAGCAGTATTTAGTCAAACATTAGTGCCGAAGAAAAACCCCAAACCAGGTGAATATGGTCGGGTTATGGCACAAGAAATTATGATTATTACTCCCGCTATTTCTAACTTAATTCGTGAAGGTAAAACTTCGCAAATTTATTCGGCTATTCAGACTGGCGGTAAATTAGGAATGCAAACTTTAGAGAAGGTTTTAGCTGATTATTACAAATCGGGCATGATTTCTTTTGAAGCGGCCATGTCTAAAACCTCTAAACCAGACGAGATTCAACGCCTCATCGGTGCATCTGCTCCACCACCAGGCGCAGCTAAAGCTGGTGCAAAAGCCCATTAG
- a CDS encoding type II secretion system F family protein: MPTFVARVRDSQGKTRSEKVVAESLADARTNLRDKGFVVQELKQSQNFSANFDLQKIQTSFVKVTVKEKAVFSRQLATLVNAGVAIVRGLGVLADQSTNSKLKQALNDISNDVQSGVNLSDAMRKHPDCFDGLYVSMIQAGEVGGVLDEVLNRLAKLLEDMARLQNQLKSALAYPVVVGILATGIFVGMTVFLLPIFGKIFIELGTELPALTQFLMDCSEILRSWKSGLIIGGIVGVKFSYTQYYKTRLGKETIDRLSLKMPIFGDLIQKSSVARFSRTFGSLTRSGVPILTSLEIVRDTSGNQVVANAIDAARAEIQQGGMISIALQKEQVFPAMAIQMISIGEETGELDAMLMKIADFYEDEVEQAVKALTSVLEPIMILFLGGMVGTILLSMYLPLFKVFEKLG; the protein is encoded by the coding sequence ATGCCAACATTTGTTGCTCGTGTTCGTGATTCACAGGGTAAAACCAGAAGTGAAAAAGTGGTTGCCGAATCCTTGGCAGACGCTCGTACTAATCTTAGAGATAAAGGTTTTGTAGTTCAAGAACTTAAGCAGTCTCAAAATTTTTCTGCAAACTTTGATTTACAAAAAATCCAGACTTCTTTTGTGAAGGTGACTGTTAAAGAAAAAGCAGTCTTTTCTCGACAACTTGCTACTTTGGTAAATGCTGGCGTAGCGATTGTTAGAGGTCTGGGTGTGTTAGCTGACCAATCTACTAATAGTAAGTTAAAACAGGCTCTAAACGATATTAGTAATGATGTACAAAGCGGTGTTAACCTTTCAGATGCGATGCGTAAGCACCCTGATTGTTTTGATGGTTTGTATGTCAGTATGATTCAAGCTGGGGAGGTTGGAGGTGTTCTTGATGAAGTGCTAAATCGTCTAGCTAAGTTATTAGAAGATATGGCTAGATTACAGAACCAACTTAAATCAGCCTTAGCTTATCCAGTCGTAGTTGGTATTTTGGCAACCGGGATTTTTGTGGGAATGACTGTTTTTCTTCTGCCTATTTTTGGAAAAATTTTCATAGAATTAGGTACAGAATTACCTGCGTTAACTCAATTCTTAATGGATTGTAGTGAAATTTTAAGAAGTTGGAAATCAGGATTAATTATTGGTGGAATTGTCGGTGTGAAATTTAGTTACACACAGTATTACAAAACCCGCCTTGGTAAAGAAACAATTGACCGTCTTTCTTTAAAAATGCCGATATTCGGTGACTTGATTCAAAAATCTTCAGTGGCTCGTTTTAGTCGCACCTTTGGTTCTTTGACTCGTTCTGGTGTACCCATTCTCACATCTTTAGAAATTGTGCGCGATACATCAGGAAATCAGGTAGTTGCTAATGCTATCGATGCAGCACGAGCGGAAATTCAACAAGGTGGAATGATTAGTATTGCCCTACAGAAAGAGCAAGTTTTTCCAGCAATGGCAATTCAAATGATTAGTATTGGCGAGGAAACAGGAGAATTAGACGCAATGTTGATGAAAATTGCTGATTTCTATGAAGATGAAGTAGAGCAAGCTGTCAAAGCATTAACCAGCGTTTTAGAACCAATTATGATTTTGTTCTTGGGGGGTATGGTGGGTACGATTTTGCTGTCGATGTATCTGCCTTTATTCAAGGTATTTGAAAAATTGGGCTAG
- the rsgA gene encoding small ribosomal subunit biogenesis GTPase RsgA, whose amino-acid sequence MKLGTTGQFLGTVLAVQANFYKVQLDEAREQGSKGAGGQLDLDSPLPPLLLCTRRMLLKKIGQQVMVGDRVVVEEPDWSGGRGAIADVLPRRTELDRPPIANADQILLVFAVADPPLEPYQLSRFLIKAESTGIDVLLCLNKSDLVSPQEKQEISDRLLNWGYKPLFISVQQEINIAEVAKYLSQKITVVAGPSGVGKSSLINALIPDINLRVGEVSGKLARGRHTTRHVELFDLPNGGLLADTPGFNQPDLDCSPEELVHYFPEVRERLANGRCRFNDCLHRDEPDCVVQGNWERYEHYLEFLDEAIARQTQLNQQADPESNLRHKTKGKGQSQYEPKLESKKYRRTSRRTQIQGLQDLYQEED is encoded by the coding sequence ATGAAACTTGGTACTACTGGACAGTTTTTGGGTACGGTGTTAGCCGTGCAGGCTAATTTTTACAAAGTACAGCTAGATGAGGCAAGGGAGCAGGGGAGCAAGGGAGCAGGGGGACAATTAGATTTAGATTCCCCTCTACCCCCCTTGCTACTCTGCACTCGCAGAATGCTGTTGAAGAAAATCGGTCAGCAAGTAATGGTAGGCGATCGCGTGGTCGTAGAAGAGCCAGATTGGTCTGGAGGACGGGGAGCGATCGCGGATGTCTTACCCCGCCGAACTGAATTAGACCGCCCACCAATCGCCAATGCTGACCAAATTCTATTGGTTTTTGCGGTGGCTGACCCACCCCTAGAACCTTACCAACTCAGCCGATTTCTAATTAAGGCTGAATCTACTGGTATAGATGTGCTGTTATGTTTGAATAAAAGCGATTTAGTCAGTCCACAAGAAAAGCAAGAAATTAGCGATCGCCTGTTAAATTGGGGCTATAAACCCCTGTTTATTAGCGTTCAGCAGGAAATTAATATTGCCGAAGTAGCAAAATATCTCAGCCAAAAAATCACCGTTGTCGCTGGCCCTTCTGGTGTGGGTAAATCCAGCTTAATTAATGCCTTAATTCCCGATATTAACCTGCGTGTGGGGGAAGTTTCTGGTAAATTAGCCCGTGGTCGTCACACCACACGCCATGTAGAATTATTTGACTTACCCAATGGTGGTTTATTAGCAGACACCCCCGGCTTTAATCAGCCTGATTTGGATTGCAGTCCAGAAGAATTAGTACATTATTTTCCAGAAGTCAGAGAACGCCTAGCTAATGGTAGGTGTAGATTTAATGATTGTTTACATCGAGATGAGCCAGATTGTGTAGTGCAGGGTAATTGGGAACGCTATGAACATTATTTAGAGTTTTTGGACGAAGCGATCGCACGACAAACACAACTTAACCAACAAGCCGATCCCGAATCAAATTTAAGGCACAAAACCAAAGGTAAAGGTCAAAGCCAATACGAACCAAAACTAGAAAGTAAAAAATACCGCCGCACTTCCCGACGCACTCAAATACAAGGGTTACAAGATTTATATCAGGAAGAAGATTAA
- the dnaJ gene encoding molecular chaperone DnaJ, with the protein MSRDYYEILGVSRDADKEELKQAYRRLARKYHPDVNKEPGAEERFKEINRAYEVLSEQETRARYDRFGPEGVSGAGVGYQDMSDMGGFADIFESIFSGFAGGMGGPTQRRRSGPARGDDLRLDLKLEFREAVFGGEKEIRISHLETCETCGGSGAKPGTRPRTCSTCSGSGQVRRVTRTPFGSFTQVSTCPTCNGTGMVIEDKCDTCDGKGTNQITKKLKITIPAGVDNGTRLRISQEGDAGQRGGPPGDLYVYLFVNEDEEFHRDGINVLSEIKVSYLQAILGCRLEVDTVDGPVELIIPAGTQPNTVMKLENRGVPRLGNPVSRGDHLLTVLIDIPTKVIPEERELLEKLAKIKGDRTGKGGLEGFLGNLFK; encoded by the coding sequence ATGTCCCGCGACTACTATGAAATTCTGGGCGTCTCTCGTGACGCTGACAAAGAAGAACTCAAACAAGCTTACCGTCGTCTAGCCCGGAAGTATCACCCCGATGTGAATAAAGAACCGGGGGCGGAGGAGCGATTTAAGGAAATTAACCGTGCTTACGAAGTCCTGTCTGAGCAAGAAACCCGTGCGCGTTATGATCGCTTCGGCCCAGAGGGTGTTTCCGGTGCTGGTGTTGGTTACCAAGATATGAGCGATATGGGCGGCTTTGCTGATATCTTTGAAAGTATTTTTAGTGGCTTTGCCGGTGGTATGGGTGGCCCAACCCAAAGACGGCGTAGCGGGCCGGCGCGGGGTGATGATTTACGGCTAGACTTAAAGTTAGAATTTCGGGAAGCTGTCTTTGGCGGTGAAAAAGAAATTCGCATTTCTCACCTAGAAACCTGTGAAACCTGTGGTGGTTCGGGTGCTAAACCAGGAACTCGTCCCCGCACTTGTTCAACTTGTAGCGGTTCTGGTCAAGTCCGTCGTGTAACTAGAACACCTTTTGGCAGTTTCACTCAAGTATCCACTTGTCCCACCTGTAATGGTACAGGCATGGTAATTGAAGACAAATGTGATACTTGTGATGGTAAGGGTACAAATCAAATTACCAAGAAACTGAAAATTACTATTCCCGCAGGTGTGGATAATGGTACACGTCTACGCATATCCCAAGAGGGTGATGCAGGTCAACGTGGTGGTCCTCCTGGAGATTTGTATGTCTACTTGTTCGTCAACGAGGATGAAGAATTTCACCGGGACGGAATTAATGTTCTTTCGGAAATTAAAGTTAGCTATTTGCAAGCAATTCTAGGCTGTCGTTTGGAAGTAGATACCGTAGATGGGCCTGTAGAATTAATTATTCCCGCCGGCACTCAGCCTAATACGGTGATGAAGTTGGAAAATCGAGGTGTACCACGCCTAGGTAATCCTGTGAGTCGGGGGGATCATCTGTTAACGGTGTTAATTGATATTCCTACCAAGGTGATACCAGAGGAGAGAGAATTGTTAGAGAAGTTGGCTAAAATTAAGGGAGACCGTACTGGCAAAGGTGGTTTAGAAGGATTCTTGGGAAACTTGTTTAAGTAA
- a CDS encoding sulfurtransferase TusA family protein: MKVSYLSTPDAQLDLRGTPCPINFVRTKLRLEQMSPGALLEVWLDPGEPIEQVPDSLTMAGYQVEKITDCTGYFSLFIRRPVTA; this comes from the coding sequence ATGAAGGTATCTTATTTATCAACTCCCGATGCTCAACTAGATTTGCGTGGCACTCCTTGCCCGATTAATTTTGTGCGGACTAAACTTCGTCTGGAGCAAATGTCCCCTGGGGCTTTGCTGGAGGTATGGTTAGACCCTGGTGAACCAATTGAACAAGTTCCTGATAGCTTGACAATGGCTGGTTATCAGGTAGAAAAAATTACCGACTGTACTGGCTATTTTTCTTTGTTCATCCGCCGTCCCGTAACTGCCTAA
- a CDS encoding GspE/PulE family protein codes for MTQSSPQRRSTALTTRTEFSPFGNKLVQAGYVNNDQMRQALIESRKSGRPLTEVLESITGRQLSPEFLRQYKKQQLFELKILYGVEFLDPEVNNVGDTIMGELIETLIPVDICRRHRLVPLLKNDQQNPPCILVAMVDPDNLEASDDLNRILRPQGLALKRMVITQDDYQQLINQYLDDLAVRQKHIEQEKFTDINQDLENLSNLNLEDAPEEMEADLGAAMKGAEDAPVINLVNRILAKALHEQVSDIHVEPQEENLRIRFRKDGVLREAFDPLPKKIIPAVTARFKIISNLDIAERRLPQDGRIRRMFEGRKVDFRVNTLPSRYGEKVVLRILDNSSTQLGLNKLITDPETLQIVQDMVSKPFGLILVTGPTGSGKTTSLYSALSEKNSPGINISTVEDPIEYSLPGITQVQVIREKGLDFATALRAFLRQDPDVLLVGETRDKETAKTAIEAALTGHLVLTTLHTNDAPGAIARLGEMGIEPFMVSSSLIGVLAQRLVRRVCGDCRIAYTPTPEELARYGMSASQDVGVTFYKANTLSLEAIAEAKAKNNLCPTCNGVGYKGRCGVYEVMRVTEQLQTLINEEAPTERIKEVAVEEGMKTLLAYSLDLVRQGSTTLEEVERVTFTDTGLEAELKAKRKSGLTCRNCNAVLQPEWLDCPYCMTPRFDD; via the coding sequence ATGACTCAATCGTCTCCGCAACGGCGTAGTACCGCTCTCACTACAAGAACAGAGTTTTCGCCTTTTGGTAACAAGCTAGTCCAAGCTGGCTATGTTAATAATGACCAAATGAGGCAGGCGTTGATTGAAAGTCGCAAATCTGGTAGACCCTTAACGGAAGTGCTGGAGTCAATTACCGGGCGACAACTATCACCTGAGTTCCTCAGACAATACAAGAAACAACAATTATTTGAACTGAAAATACTATACGGTGTTGAATTCCTCGATCCGGAAGTCAACAACGTCGGCGATACGATTATGGGGGAACTTATAGAAACCCTCATCCCAGTTGATATCTGCCGTCGCCATCGTTTAGTACCACTATTGAAGAATGATCAACAAAATCCACCCTGCATTTTAGTAGCGATGGTCGATCCGGACAACTTAGAAGCGTCCGATGACCTCAACCGGATCTTGCGCCCACAAGGTTTGGCATTAAAGCGCATGGTGATTACCCAGGATGACTACCAACAGCTGATCAACCAATATCTGGATGACTTGGCTGTGCGACAAAAGCATATAGAACAAGAAAAGTTTACAGATATTAATCAGGATTTAGAAAATCTTAGCAATCTTAACCTAGAAGATGCTCCTGAAGAGATGGAGGCGGATTTAGGGGCGGCGATGAAGGGTGCAGAAGATGCGCCAGTTATCAACCTCGTTAATAGAATTTTGGCAAAGGCTCTACACGAGCAGGTTTCTGATATCCACGTCGAACCGCAAGAAGAAAATCTGCGGATTCGCTTCCGTAAGGATGGGGTGTTGCGGGAGGCTTTTGACCCCCTCCCAAAAAAAATCATTCCCGCAGTTACAGCCAGATTTAAAATTATCTCTAACTTGGATATTGCTGAGAGACGTTTACCCCAAGACGGACGTATCAGGCGGATGTTCGAGGGACGGAAAGTAGACTTCCGGGTGAATACCTTGCCCAGCCGCTACGGGGAAAAGGTCGTACTGCGGATTTTAGATAACTCTTCTACCCAACTGGGATTAAATAAGTTAATTACCGACCCAGAAACTTTGCAGATTGTCCAAGATATGGTCAGTAAGCCTTTTGGGTTAATTTTGGTGACAGGGCCTACTGGTTCTGGTAAAACAACTTCCCTATATTCAGCATTATCAGAAAAGAACTCTCCCGGTATTAATATCAGTACGGTAGAAGACCCGATTGAGTACAGCTTGCCGGGGATTACCCAAGTACAGGTAATTCGGGAAAAAGGACTAGATTTTGCTACAGCATTGCGGGCATTCTTGCGACAAGACCCAGATGTGTTACTGGTGGGTGAAACAAGAGATAAAGAAACAGCTAAAACAGCGATTGAGGCGGCTTTAACTGGTCACTTAGTATTAACTACCTTACATACTAACGATGCCCCAGGTGCGATCGCGCGTTTGGGTGAAATGGGCATTGAGCCGTTCATGGTTTCTAGTTCGTTAATTGGGGTATTAGCACAACGTTTGGTGCGGCGTGTGTGTGGTGATTGTCGCATTGCTTATACTCCTACACCTGAAGAACTGGCTCGTTATGGAATGTCAGCTTCCCAAGATGTGGGGGTGACTTTCTATAAGGCTAATACTTTATCACTAGAAGCGATCGCTGAAGCTAAAGCTAAAAATAATCTCTGTCCCACCTGTAATGGTGTCGGTTACAAAGGGCGTTGTGGTGTTTATGAAGTAATGCGGGTAACTGAACAGCTACAAACTTTAATCAACGAAGAAGCACCCACAGAACGCATTAAGGAAGTAGCAGTAGAAGAAGGGATGAAAACCTTGTTGGCTTACAGCCTAGACTTAGTTCGCCAAGGCTCTACAACCCTAGAAGAAGTAGAACGGGTGACGTTTACTGACACAGGTTTAGAAGCTGAGTTAAAAGCCAAGCGCAAGAGTGGACTAACCTGTCGAAATTGTAATGCTGTATTACAACCAGAATGGCTAGATTGTCCCTACTGTATGACACCTCGGTTTGATGATTAG
- the grpE gene encoding nucleotide exchange factor GrpE, with translation MMDENKQINNTNQPLGESTEVNQAMMSDSQAPTNSYESGSEVTEQVATPTNIAGDTVLTEENNFAAPETTEVETAALAELTQHIESLKAQLEERSTQYMRIAADFENYRKRTQKEKEELDLQVKRNTLMELLPVVDNFERARAHLKPQTEGEMTIHKSYQGVYKQLVDSLKRLGVSPMRPELQEFDPNLHEAVMREPTDEHPEGTVLEELVRGYYLGDRVLRHSMVKVAAPKEDAPPAQESQSSPADS, from the coding sequence ATGATGGACGAAAATAAACAGATAAACAATACAAACCAGCCATTGGGTGAATCAACAGAGGTAAATCAAGCAATGATGAGCGACTCCCAAGCCCCAACCAATTCTTACGAATCTGGTAGCGAGGTTACTGAGCAAGTGGCAACCCCAACTAATATAGCGGGAGACACTGTACTCACAGAAGAAAATAACTTCGCTGCACCAGAGACTACTGAAGTCGAAACAGCAGCTTTGGCAGAATTGACTCAACATATTGAGTCACTCAAAGCCCAACTAGAAGAACGCAGTACACAATACATGAGAATTGCGGCAGATTTTGAAAATTACCGCAAACGTACACAAAAGGAAAAAGAAGAGCTAGACCTACAAGTAAAGCGAAATACTCTCATGGAGTTGCTGCCTGTGGTCGATAATTTTGAACGGGCCAGAGCGCACCTTAAGCCACAAACTGAAGGCGAGATGACAATTCACAAAAGTTATCAGGGAGTCTATAAACAACTTGTGGATTCCCTAAAACGATTGGGTGTATCACCCATGCGTCCTGAACTACAAGAATTTGATCCTAATCTTCATGAAGCAGTAATGCGCGAACCTACGGATGAACATCCTGAAGGAACAGTGTTAGAAGAGTTAGTACGCGGATATTATTTGGGCGATCGCGTGCTACGCCATTCTATGGTTAAGGTGGCTGCTCCAAAGGAAGATGCACCACCCGCACAAGAAAGTCAGTCGAGTCCAGCCGACAGTTAA